GTCCTCACTCCAACATTTGATTGAGCACTATTTTTATGAAAGTATTCGCGCATTGCCTTTTTCCAAGATTGCGAACTCACCCGTGCTCTGCGCACTCCGCCATATTGTGCTGTCTTAGGACTTCCAGTGTCATCTCTATTAATGTTTGAAGGTGGTAATGTTTGAATTGCGTGGATATCTAAAAATAAATGTTGGTTAGTCATAGTTAATCCTCTCCCTTATCTGATTCTTCTCGTCTGCTATAAAAAGCCTTTGCCCAATCTAAACGTACTTTTTCTTCTTTATTGCGTAAATACCAGTATAAATCATTTCCCAGTTGTGCATAGTTAACAGTTATTTCTGGGTTTTTCGCTTTTAAAAGGCGAATCAACTGTCTTAAGTGATGAGTTAACTCTTCAAAAGACGAAGAAGTAATCATCGTATTGAAACGTCGATCAATTGCCACTGTTTCACTACCCGTTCTTAAAGATTTTAGTGAAATACCAATATTATCCCACTGACCTTTTTCACTTCTTTTGTTAACACTTTCGGTACGACTTTGTTGATGTAAAGCATATATTTGCAAAGTCGTTAGTATTGCTCTTTCTTCATTTGTAAGCCTACCACTTCTTCCCAAAAAACTATCTGGCATTTGTTCAAATACAGTAGGCCAAATATCGATCGTTTCACTTAATGGTCGACCTATCGAATTACGCAAGTTAGCTAGAGCTGCTTTTCCTGAACTATTATTTCGGAGCTCATCAAGTTTTCCGATTATCTTACTAATAATAGCAAAAACAGTTTTTTCTTTAGAGAATTCTTCTACCATGCTAATCCCCCTCTTCTAATTTTTTATTCAAATAATATTTAAACCGATTGTAAGCCGTTATTATGTTTTCCACTTCCCCATCAATTTCCATCCCAACATAATCCCGATAAGTTGCGTTTTCTAATACTTTTTCAGCTTGTTGATTTACAATTTTTTTAAGCGTCGCATGCCATTTAAATATTTGCTCCACTTTTGAATCAGAGGGTTGTAGTGAAGATAGCCAGTTTCTAAAAGGCAGATCAACAGCATAATAAAGTTCTTCAACGCTCCGACTAACAAACTGATGATTGGAGGAAAGTTGTCTAATATCTCTAATATCTTCCATAAAAGTTCGATAAGTGTAACCAATAACTGTTTTGGTTGTTTCTACCACTTCATTGATCCGTGGTA
This region of Tetragenococcus osmophilus genomic DNA includes:
- the casB gene encoding type I-E CRISPR-associated protein Cse2/CasB; this translates as MVEEFSKEKTVFAIISKIIGKLDELRNNSSGKAALANLRNSIGRPLSETIDIWPTVFEQMPDSFLGRSGRLTNEERAILTTLQIYALHQQSRTESVNKRSEKGQWDNIGISLKSLRTGSETVAIDRRFNTMITSSSFEELTHHLRQLIRLLKAKNPEITVNYAQLGNDLYWYLRNKEEKVRLDWAKAFYSRREESDKGED